A single region of the Massilia sp. erpn genome encodes:
- a CDS encoding porin has protein sequence MKKSLLALAMMGAFSGAYAQSSVTIYGTVDAGLLKQTGTTTQVSKRDNNKLGFRGVEDLGSGLKALFQLEIRYESDTGTIENTSGANSRPLFQGQSRVGLQGDFGTIRFGRGLSAYQETSTGYEPWSGMPTPVGFQTDLHVAGYTSDPLSQVGNSRNRFSNAVFYNTPVYNGFQLNVTVAAKEANNSPALIGRGTALAPQYPANAVPSANPYSVSATYTAPSFSLMAGGERNAVETKLWSVAAWVKPIADLKLMASYQHQDEGHTKAVNDTTKAWVVGANYTVGMGKILAGYGRKEPDGLPKTKQFSLGYEHNLSARTYLYIDASNKKAATKVNTFSLGVHHNF, from the coding sequence ATGAAGAAATCCCTGCTGGCCTTGGCAATGATGGGAGCCTTCAGCGGCGCCTATGCGCAATCGTCTGTCACGATCTATGGCACGGTCGACGCCGGCCTGCTCAAGCAAACGGGCACGACCACCCAAGTAAGCAAACGGGATAACAATAAACTGGGCTTCCGCGGCGTGGAAGACCTGGGCAGCGGCCTGAAAGCGCTGTTCCAGCTGGAAATCCGCTATGAGTCGGACACCGGCACCATCGAAAACACTTCCGGCGCCAACAGCCGTCCGCTGTTCCAGGGCCAGAGCCGGGTCGGCCTGCAAGGCGACTTCGGCACCATCCGCTTCGGCCGCGGCCTGTCGGCCTACCAGGAAACCTCGACCGGTTACGAGCCCTGGTCGGGCATGCCGACCCCGGTCGGCTTCCAGACCGACCTGCATGTGGCCGGCTATACCAGCGACCCGCTGAGCCAGGTGGGCAACTCGCGCAACCGCTTCTCCAACGCGGTCTTCTATAACACCCCGGTCTATAACGGCTTCCAGCTGAATGTGACTGTGGCCGCCAAGGAAGCCAACAACAGCCCGGCCCTGATCGGCCGCGGCACCGCGCTGGCGCCACAATACCCGGCCAATGCCGTGCCTTCGGCCAATCCGTATTCGGTCAGCGCCACCTATACCGCGCCAAGCTTCTCGCTGATGGCGGGCGGCGAGCGCAATGCGGTGGAAACCAAGCTGTGGTCGGTGGCCGCCTGGGTCAAGCCGATCGCCGACCTGAAGCTGATGGCCTCCTACCAGCACCAGGATGAAGGCCATACCAAGGCCGTCAACGACACGACCAAGGCCTGGGTGGTGGGCGCCAACTACACCGTGGGCATGGGCAAGATCCTGGCCGGCTACGGCCGCAAGGAGCCGGACGGCCTGCCGAAGACCAAGCAATTCTCGCTCGGCTATGAGCACAATCTGTCGGCCCGCACCTATCTGTACATCGACGCTTCGAATAAAAAAGCCGCCACCAAGGTGAATACCTTCAGCCTGGGTGTGCACCACAACTTCTGA
- a CDS encoding porin gives MKNRILALAIAACFAGPALAQSSVTIYGIADAGVMYVNNGGSDSRTKLVSGIADGSRLGFKGTEDIGGGYKAIFNLEARVELDTGRQQTGNLSSNQGYALTKGLNFTVPPAAGGAATAARLLAGVQAALQPAVNVNINGALFDRTSMVGLVTPVGAVLMGRMYTPGYEVFNNGDVFESGTAAGWGGIVGGLGGLLTAGIAIRSDKAIQYRIELPNGIGAALMYGFERSGYIGMDKKSYGANLRYKANGWDLGAAYNYGADQVGNRGLVTHTLAGSYAFDNWKLFLGAHKQKNENSVIIRYANEQLAPTFIAFGPALGPLLASQLNAALVRNFYLDAVSYQVGFHYRMGAGRLMASVVRQDDRRANASDATQYGIGYDYNLSKRTDLYTVAAYIKNKNEGQYAIGAASASGGFTAVPGQSSKGIQIGMRHRF, from the coding sequence ATGAAGAACCGCATCCTCGCCCTAGCCATCGCAGCATGTTTTGCCGGGCCGGCCCTGGCCCAATCCTCGGTCACGATCTACGGCATCGCCGATGCCGGTGTCATGTATGTGAACAATGGCGGCAGCGATTCGCGCACCAAGCTGGTCAGCGGCATCGCCGATGGTTCGCGCCTCGGCTTCAAGGGGACGGAAGATATCGGCGGCGGCTACAAGGCCATCTTCAATCTGGAAGCGCGGGTGGAACTCGACACCGGCCGCCAGCAGACCGGCAACCTCAGCTCGAACCAGGGTTATGCCCTGACCAAGGGCTTGAACTTCACCGTGCCGCCGGCCGCCGGCGGCGCCGCCACCGCCGCCCGCCTGCTGGCCGGGGTGCAGGCCGCGCTGCAGCCGGCCGTCAACGTCAACATCAACGGCGCCCTGTTCGACCGCACCTCGATGGTGGGCCTGGTGACGCCGGTGGGCGCGGTGCTGATGGGCCGCATGTACACGCCCGGCTATGAAGTGTTCAATAACGGCGATGTGTTCGAATCGGGCACGGCGGCCGGCTGGGGCGGCATCGTCGGCGGCCTGGGCGGCCTGCTCACGGCCGGCATTGCGATCCGCTCCGACAAGGCCATCCAGTACCGCATCGAGCTGCCGAACGGCATCGGCGCGGCCCTGATGTATGGCTTCGAGCGTTCCGGCTATATCGGCATGGACAAGAAATCCTATGGCGCCAACCTGCGCTACAAGGCCAATGGCTGGGATCTGGGTGCGGCCTATAACTACGGCGCCGACCAGGTCGGCAACCGTGGCCTGGTGACGCACACCCTGGCCGGCTCCTATGCCTTTGACAACTGGAAGCTCTTCCTCGGCGCCCACAAGCAGAAGAACGAGAACTCGGTCATCATCCGCTACGCCAACGAGCAGCTGGCGCCGACGTTTATCGCCTTCGGCCCGGCCCTCGGTCCGCTGCTGGCGAGCCAGCTGAACGCCGCCCTGGTGCGCAATTTCTACCTGGACGCGGTCAGCTACCAGGTCGGCTTCCACTACCGCATGGGCGCGGGCCGCCTGATGGCGTCTGTGGTCAGGCAGGACGACCGGCGCGCCAACGCGAGCGACGCCACCCAGTACGGCATCGGCTACGACTACAATCTGTCCAAGCGCACCGACCTCTACACGGTGGCCGCTTACATTAAAAACAAGAACGAAGGTCAATATGCTATCGGCGCCGCCAGCGCCTCCGGCGGCTTCACCGCCGTGCCCGGCCAGTCCAGCAAAGGCATCCAGATCGGCATGCGCCACCGCTTCTAA
- a CDS encoding DUF484 family protein, with the protein MTATLDSKTVAQYLADHPHFFEEHANLLGEVKLSSPLTGRAVSLQERQMEVMREKYKALELRMADLSRNAQENQTIANRFHSWNQKLLQPRALAALPRDLVDGLKHSFHVPQATLRLFTPAAVYAGEWFAQDVSEDARLFGNSLQAPYCGSNNDFEAVRWLDDAASIQSTVIIALRQPGSKGAAFGLLILGSPDTERFTSLMATDFLVHIGETASVALAPLTA; encoded by the coding sequence ATGACCGCAACACTGGATTCCAAGACCGTCGCGCAATACCTGGCTGACCACCCGCATTTCTTCGAAGAACACGCTAATCTGCTGGGCGAAGTAAAGCTGTCCAGCCCGCTGACGGGACGGGCCGTGTCGCTGCAGGAGCGCCAAATGGAAGTGATGCGCGAGAAATACAAGGCGCTGGAACTGCGCATGGCCGATCTGAGCCGCAACGCCCAGGAAAACCAGACCATCGCCAACCGCTTCCACAGCTGGAACCAGAAGCTGCTGCAGCCGCGCGCCTTGGCCGCGCTGCCGCGCGACCTGGTGGATGGCTTGAAACACAGCTTCCACGTGCCGCAAGCCACGCTGCGCCTGTTCACCCCGGCCGCCGTCTATGCCGGCGAATGGTTTGCCCAGGACGTGTCGGAAGACGCGCGCCTGTTCGGCAACAGCCTGCAAGCGCCTTACTGCGGCAGCAACAACGATTTCGAGGCGGTGCGCTGGCTGGACGATGCGGCCAGCATCCAGTCCACCGTCATCATCGCCCTGCGCCAGCCCGGTAGCAAGGGCGCCGCCTTCGGCCTGCTGATCCTCGGCTCGCCCGATACCGAACGCTTCACTTCGCTGATGGCCACCGATTTCCTGGTGCATATCGGCGAAACCGCCAGCGTCGCGCTGGCCCCGCTGACGGCTTGA
- the xerC gene encoding tyrosine recombinase XerC, which yields MSAPRAKPDSVDAFLDQLAAQRKLSPHTVAAYGRDLRELLELSGEADWATLDQHAIRRYTAKLHARGLDPRSIARKLSSWRGFFDWLGRQQSLAANPVQGVRPPKRAKTLPKALSVDDAVQLVATPARTAAAAQEPAELCNHAMFELLYSSGLRVSELAGLDLRFQKAEAGQPASAGWLEADNAEVVVTGKGGKMRRVPVGSAALAALSAWLAVRPAASDGSAALFLNERGRRVSPRVVQLRLARHAQATGAPVHVHPHMLRHSFASHVLQSSGDLRAVQDMLGHASITSTQVYTALDFQHLAQVYDKAHPRAKIK from the coding sequence ATGAGCGCGCCGCGCGCCAAGCCGGACTCGGTGGACGCCTTCCTCGACCAGCTGGCCGCGCAGCGCAAACTGTCCCCGCATACCGTGGCCGCCTATGGCCGCGACCTGCGCGAGCTGCTCGAACTCAGCGGCGAAGCCGACTGGGCCACGCTGGACCAGCACGCCATCCGCCGCTACACGGCCAAACTGCATGCGCGCGGCCTCGATCCGCGCTCGATCGCGCGCAAGCTGTCGAGCTGGCGCGGCTTTTTCGACTGGCTGGGCCGCCAGCAGAGCCTGGCCGCCAACCCGGTCCAGGGCGTGCGCCCGCCCAAACGCGCCAAAACCCTGCCCAAAGCCCTGTCGGTGGACGATGCCGTGCAGCTGGTGGCGACGCCGGCCCGCACGGCCGCCGCCGCCCAGGAGCCGGCCGAGCTGTGCAATCACGCCATGTTCGAGCTGCTGTATTCGAGCGGGCTGCGGGTGTCCGAACTGGCCGGCCTCGACCTGCGCTTCCAGAAAGCCGAAGCCGGCCAGCCCGCCTCCGCCGGCTGGCTGGAAGCCGACAATGCCGAAGTCGTTGTCACCGGCAAGGGCGGCAAGATGCGCCGCGTGCCGGTCGGCAGCGCCGCCCTGGCCGCCCTGAGCGCCTGGCTGGCCGTGCGCCCGGCCGCCAGCGACGGCAGCGCCGCCCTCTTCCTCAACGAGCGCGGCCGGCGCGTCTCGCCGCGCGTGGTGCAGCTGCGCCTGGCCCGCCATGCCCAGGCCACGGGGGCGCCGGTCCACGTCCACCCGCATATGCTGCGCCATTCGTTTGCCTCGCACGTGCTGCAATCCTCGGGCGACCTGCGCGCCGTGCAGGACATGCTGGGCCACGCCAGCATCACCTCGACCCAGGTGTATACCGCCCTCGATTTCCAGCATCTGGCCCAGGTTTACGACAAGGCCCATCCACGGGCTAAAATCAAGTAA
- a CDS encoding GTP-binding protein, protein MDLIPTTILTGFLGAGKTTLLNRILQEQHGMRIAVIENEFGQENIDNEILVQESREQIVEMNNGCICCTVRGDLIIGLSDLAKKRAAGELQFDRVVIETTGLANPGPVAQTFFVDDEVGSNYLLDAIVTVVDARHAMQQLDDNEEAQRQVGFADKILLSKTDLVDAAAIEALTARLKRINPRAPIGTSDFGRAPIAEVLDLRGFNLNEKLELDPDFLAAEEHEHEHAHEHGEHCQHDHEHGAHCAHDHHHSHHTDEIAAFVFKSARPFDPEKLDEFLAGLVNVYGPRMLRYKGVLLMQGADRKVVFQGVHQLMGSDLGAKWAEHEARGSKMVFIGKNLPKDIFIRGLEQCLV, encoded by the coding sequence ATGGACCTGATTCCGACCACCATCCTGACCGGCTTCCTCGGCGCCGGCAAAACCACCTTGCTCAACCGCATTCTGCAAGAACAGCATGGCATGCGCATTGCCGTCATCGAGAATGAATTCGGGCAGGAAAATATCGACAATGAGATCCTGGTGCAGGAAAGCCGCGAGCAAATCGTCGAAATGAATAATGGCTGCATTTGCTGCACCGTGCGCGGCGACCTGATTATCGGCCTGTCCGATCTGGCGAAAAAACGCGCGGCCGGCGAACTGCAGTTCGACCGCGTGGTGATCGAAACCACCGGCCTGGCCAATCCCGGCCCGGTGGCCCAGACTTTCTTTGTCGACGATGAAGTCGGCAGTAATTACTTGCTCGATGCAATTGTCACCGTGGTCGATGCGCGCCACGCCATGCAGCAATTGGACGATAATGAGGAAGCCCAGCGTCAGGTCGGTTTCGCCGACAAGATCCTGCTGTCGAAAACCGATCTGGTCGACGCCGCCGCCATCGAGGCGCTGACGGCGCGCTTGAAGCGCATCAACCCGCGCGCGCCGATCGGCACCTCCGACTTCGGCCGCGCCCCGATTGCCGAGGTGCTCGACCTGCGCGGCTTCAACCTGAATGAAAAACTGGAGCTGGATCCGGACTTCCTGGCCGCCGAAGAGCATGAACATGAGCATGCGCATGAACATGGCGAACATTGCCAGCATGACCACGAGCACGGCGCGCATTGCGCCCACGACCACCACCACAGCCACCATACCGATGAAATCGCCGCTTTCGTGTTTAAAAGCGCGCGCCCATTCGATCCGGAAAAGCTCGATGAATTCCTGGCCGGCCTGGTCAATGTGTACGGTCCTCGCATGTTGCGCTACAAAGGCGTATTGTTAATGCAGGGCGCGGATCGTAAAGTCGTATTCCAGGGCGTGCACCAATTGATGGGCAGCGACCTGGGCGCAAAATGGGCGGAGCATGAGGCGCGCGGCAGTAAAATGGTGTTTATTGGTAAAAATCTACCGAAAGATATCTTTATTCGCGGCCTGGAACAATGTTTGGTATAA
- the dksA gene encoding RNA polymerase-binding protein DksA yields MTKTNKSTSAASPERILTDEEILAMSDKDYMNPAQMAFFKAKLQALEKELLKNAGETTEHLRETVLVPDPADRATIEEEHALELRTRDRERKLLKKVQQSIVAIDNGEYGWCEETGEPIGIPRLIARPTATLSLEAQQRRELKQKLYGD; encoded by the coding sequence ATGACTAAAACTAATAAATCGACCTCCGCCGCTAGTCCAGAACGTATCCTCACCGACGAAGAAATTCTGGCGATGAGCGATAAGGACTATATGAACCCGGCGCAGATGGCGTTTTTCAAGGCCAAGCTCCAGGCGCTGGAAAAAGAACTGCTGAAAAATGCCGGCGAAACCACGGAACACCTGCGCGAAACCGTGCTGGTGCCGGACCCGGCCGACCGCGCCACCATCGAGGAAGAGCATGCCCTGGAGCTGCGCACCCGCGACCGCGAGCGCAAGCTGCTGAAAAAAGTGCAGCAATCCATCGTGGCCATCGATAACGGCGAATACGGCTGGTGCGAGGAAACCGGCGAGCCGATCGGCATTCCGCGCCTGATCGCCCGTCCCACCGCCACGCTGTCGCTGGAAGCCCAGCAGCGCCGCGAACTGAAGCAGAAACTCTACGGCGATTAA
- the hslV gene encoding ATP-dependent protease subunit HslV, giving the protein MEQFHGTTILCVRRGKQVAIGGDGQVTLGNIVMKGTARKVRKLYQGKVLCGFAGGTADAFTLLDRFEGKLEKHQGNLLRASVEMAKDWRTDRVLRRLEAMLLVADSESTLVITGNGDVLEPEDGIGAIGSGGSYALSAAKALYENTELAPADIVKKSLTIAGELCIYTNLSHIIETLEESPA; this is encoded by the coding sequence ATGGAACAATTTCACGGCACCACCATTCTGTGCGTGCGCCGCGGCAAACAGGTCGCCATCGGCGGCGACGGTCAAGTCACGCTGGGCAATATCGTCATGAAGGGCACGGCGCGCAAGGTGCGCAAGCTGTACCAGGGCAAAGTGCTGTGCGGCTTCGCCGGCGGCACGGCCGACGCCTTCACCCTGCTCGACCGTTTCGAAGGCAAGCTGGAAAAGCACCAGGGCAACCTGCTGCGCGCCTCGGTCGAAATGGCCAAGGACTGGCGCACCGACCGCGTGCTGCGCCGCCTGGAAGCGATGCTGCTGGTGGCCGATAGCGAATCGACCCTGGTCATCACCGGCAATGGCGATGTGCTGGAACCGGAAGACGGCATCGGCGCCATCGGCTCGGGCGGCAGCTATGCCCTGTCGGCCGCCAAGGCGCTGTATGAAAACACCGAACTGGCCCCGGCCGACATCGTGAAAAAATCGCTGACCATCGCGGGCGAGTTGTGCATCTACACCAACCTCTCCCACATCATCGAAACCCTGGAAGAAAGCCCAGCATGA
- the hslU gene encoding ATP-dependent protease ATPase subunit HslU, with the protein MNMTPQEIVGELDKHVVGQAKAKRAVAIALRNRWRRQQVEEPLRHEITPKNILMIGPTGVGKTEIARRLAKLADAPFIKVEATKFTEVGYVGRDVDTIIRDLIDIGIKQTRSAEMAKVRARAEDAAEDRVLDILLPQPRDFGFNPGSSATEAQGSDATRQTFRKRLRQGELNDKEIEIELAEQSPQMEIMAPPGMEEMTEQIKSMFSGMGAGRRKARKVRIVEAMKLLVEEEAAKLVNEDEMKQKAIHNVEQNGIVFLDEVDKIASRSEVGGADVSRAGVQRDLLPLVEGTTVNTKYGMIRTDHILFIASGAFHLAKPSDLIPELQGRFPIRVELESLSIADFERILTSTDACLTKQYQALLATEDVQIDFTPDGITRLAEISHQVNERTENIGARRLYTVMEKLLEEISFSATETGEKLLQIDAAYVNQRLDALAVNEDLSRYVL; encoded by the coding sequence ATGAATATGACTCCGCAGGAAATCGTCGGCGAACTCGATAAACATGTGGTCGGCCAGGCCAAGGCCAAGCGCGCGGTCGCCATCGCGCTGCGCAACCGCTGGCGCCGCCAGCAGGTGGAAGAGCCGCTGCGCCATGAAATCACGCCCAAGAATATCCTGATGATCGGTCCCACCGGCGTCGGCAAGACCGAAATCGCGCGCCGCCTGGCCAAGCTGGCCGACGCACCCTTCATCAAGGTGGAAGCGACCAAGTTCACCGAAGTCGGTTATGTGGGCCGCGACGTCGACACCATCATCCGCGACCTGATCGACATCGGCATCAAGCAGACCCGCTCGGCCGAAATGGCCAAGGTGCGCGCGCGCGCCGAGGATGCGGCCGAAGACCGCGTGCTCGACATCCTGCTGCCGCAGCCGCGCGACTTCGGCTTCAACCCCGGCAGCAGCGCCACGGAAGCGCAGGGCAGCGACGCCACGCGCCAGACCTTCCGCAAGCGCCTGCGCCAGGGCGAGTTGAACGACAAGGAAATCGAGATCGAGCTGGCCGAGCAAAGCCCGCAGATGGAAATCATGGCGCCGCCCGGCATGGAGGAAATGACGGAGCAGATCAAGTCCATGTTCTCCGGCATGGGCGCCGGCCGGCGCAAGGCGCGCAAGGTGCGCATCGTCGAAGCCATGAAGCTGCTGGTCGAGGAAGAAGCGGCCAAGCTGGTCAACGAAGACGAGATGAAACAGAAGGCCATCCACAATGTGGAGCAGAACGGCATCGTCTTCCTCGACGAGGTGGACAAGATCGCCTCGCGCTCGGAAGTGGGCGGCGCCGACGTCTCGCGCGCCGGCGTGCAGCGCGACCTGCTGCCGCTGGTGGAAGGCACCACCGTCAACACCAAGTACGGCATGATCCGCACCGACCATATCCTGTTCATCGCCTCCGGCGCCTTCCACCTGGCCAAGCCCTCCGACCTGATTCCGGAACTGCAGGGCCGCTTCCCCATCCGCGTGGAACTGGAGTCGCTGTCGATCGCCGACTTCGAGCGCATCCTGACCAGTACCGACGCCTGCCTGACCAAGCAGTACCAGGCCTTGCTGGCGACCGAGGACGTGCAGATCGACTTCACGCCGGACGGCATCACGCGCCTGGCCGAGATTTCGCACCAGGTCAACGAGCGCACCGAAAACATCGGCGCGCGCCGCCTCTACACCGTGATGGAAAAGCTGCTCGAAGAGATTTCCTTCAGCGCCACCGAAACGGGCGAGAAGCTGCTGCAGATCGACGCCGCCTACGTCAACCAGCGCCTGGACGCGCTGGCCGTCAACGAAGACTTGTCGCGCTACGTGCTGTAA
- a CDS encoding patatin-like phospholipase family protein has product MKPFRFLLLCCALALAAPTHAQIPVEAQTRPDAVLLPPVPLPRTAAPATGPALLPLAAPVAQYTRQAPADGKRPRVALVLSGGGARGFAHIGVLRVLQEMQVPIDIVVGTSMGSVVGGAFAAGASVEELEHLARKTDWNRVMADRSPRDELSFRRREEDVRLPSRLEFGVSKKGATLPPAAASNAALEMALDRLLPSGTRDTAVDQLPLPFRSVASDLVTGELVDLKDTPLFLSMRASLAVPGVFAPVRINHRLVVDGGLVRNLPVDLARDMGADVVIAVNVGTPLAPESELDSALDVANQMLQILTEQNVQRSLKELRAEDILIAPDLSGISFLDFELHDNAMKAGMAAARALAPRLAHLALNDSDFIAFERRRLAAPALDDHARPLGKLEIAGQGEINPAILRAQSGLVQGQPFTKAQIRDAAASLYGRGDLARVETEIHDRFGERNVLIRTSEAEWTRNRVRVGLELQSDFQDSNNFALKLLHVSSSLNRWGGELLTDLRIGRERALGVQFWQPLGEGSRWYISPTLQYNSTGADLFNEGRRLARLTYSKRSAQLSLGRELGNWGDIQAGAMRQRFQGRAAVPEDLKLPFSTVFGTAYFMRFRVDTVDSLAFPTRGTLLDANYSHPIGEDAVLSSASSSVTAMRAFTYGPWSGHVYGEWARARTGAAPLNLGGFMRLSGTPAESVQGQTVAFSRVVMARRFDALGNDVRVGFSLEAGGGFDRINGLRGRSVMQAGSVFLSLDTRAGPIYLGGGATKGGYQSLYLFLGPIW; this is encoded by the coding sequence ATGAAGCCGTTCCGCTTCCTGCTGCTGTGCTGCGCCCTGGCGCTGGCAGCGCCAACCCACGCCCAAATTCCCGTTGAAGCCCAAACCCGGCCGGATGCCGTGCTGCTGCCACCCGTGCCGCTGCCGCGCACGGCCGCACCGGCCACCGGGCCGGCACTGCTGCCCTTGGCCGCCCCGGTGGCGCAATATACGCGGCAGGCGCCGGCGGACGGCAAGCGGCCGCGCGTGGCGCTGGTGCTGTCCGGCGGCGGCGCGCGCGGCTTCGCCCATATCGGCGTGCTGCGCGTGCTGCAGGAAATGCAGGTGCCGATCGATATTGTGGTCGGTACCAGTATGGGTAGTGTGGTGGGCGGCGCCTTCGCCGCCGGCGCTTCGGTCGAAGAGCTGGAGCACTTGGCGCGCAAGACCGACTGGAACCGCGTGATGGCCGACCGCTCGCCGCGCGACGAGCTGAGTTTCCGCCGCCGCGAGGAAGATGTGCGCCTGCCGTCCCGCCTCGAATTCGGCGTCAGCAAGAAGGGCGCGACCCTGCCGCCGGCCGCCGCCAGCAATGCCGCGCTGGAGATGGCGCTCGACCGCCTGCTGCCGTCCGGCACGCGCGATACCGCGGTCGACCAGCTGCCCTTGCCCTTCCGTTCGGTCGCTTCCGACCTGGTGACGGGCGAACTGGTGGACTTGAAGGACACGCCGCTGTTTCTGAGCATGCGCGCTTCGCTGGCCGTGCCGGGCGTGTTCGCGCCGGTGCGCATCAACCACCGCCTGGTGGTCGATGGCGGCCTGGTACGCAATCTGCCGGTCGACCTGGCGCGCGATATGGGGGCCGACGTGGTCATCGCCGTCAATGTCGGCACGCCGCTGGCGCCGGAATCGGAGCTGGACAGCGCGCTCGACGTCGCCAACCAGATGCTGCAGATCCTGACCGAGCAGAATGTGCAGCGCTCGCTGAAGGAGTTGCGCGCCGAGGATATCCTGATCGCGCCCGACCTGAGCGGCATCAGCTTCCTCGACTTCGAACTGCACGACAACGCCATGAAGGCCGGCATGGCGGCGGCGCGCGCGCTGGCGCCGCGCCTGGCCCATCTGGCGCTGAACGACAGCGACTTCATCGCCTTCGAGCGCCGCCGCCTGGCCGCGCCCGCGCTGGACGACCATGCACGCCCGCTGGGCAAGCTGGAAATCGCCGGGCAGGGCGAAATCAATCCCGCCATCCTGCGCGCGCAGAGCGGCCTGGTGCAAGGCCAGCCCTTCACCAAGGCGCAGATCCGCGACGCCGCCGCCAGCCTGTATGGACGCGGCGACCTGGCCCGCGTCGAAACGGAAATCCACGACCGCTTCGGCGAGCGCAATGTGCTGATCCGCACCAGCGAGGCGGAATGGACGCGCAACCGCGTGCGCGTCGGCCTCGAACTGCAAAGCGATTTCCAGGACAGTAACAACTTCGCGCTCAAGCTGCTGCACGTGAGTTCCTCGCTGAACCGCTGGGGCGGCGAACTGCTGACCGACCTGCGCATCGGCAGGGAGCGCGCGCTGGGCGTGCAGTTCTGGCAGCCGCTGGGCGAGGGTTCGCGCTGGTATATCTCGCCCACGCTGCAGTACAACTCGACCGGAGCCGATCTGTTCAACGAAGGCCGGCGCCTGGCCCGCCTCACTTACAGCAAGCGCAGCGCCCAGCTCAGCCTGGGACGGGAGCTGGGCAACTGGGGCGATATCCAGGCCGGCGCGATGCGTCAGCGCTTCCAGGGCCGGGCGGCCGTGCCGGAAGACTTGAAGCTGCCCTTCAGCACCGTCTTCGGCACCGCCTATTTCATGCGCTTCCGCGTCGATACCGTCGATTCCCTGGCCTTCCCCACGCGCGGCACCCTGCTCGACGCCAACTACTCCCATCCCATCGGCGAAGATGCGGTGCTGAGTTCCGCCTCGTCCTCGGTCACGGCCATGCGCGCCTTCACCTATGGACCGTGGAGCGGCCATGTGTACGGCGAATGGGCGCGCGCCAGGACGGGCGCGGCGCCGCTCAATCTGGGCGGCTTCATGCGCCTGTCCGGCACGCCGGCCGAGTCGGTGCAGGGCCAGACCGTGGCCTTCAGCCGGGTGGTGATGGCGCGCCGCTTCGACGCCCTGGGCAACGATGTGCGCGTCGGCTTCTCGCTGGAGGCGGGCGGCGGCTTCGACCGCATCAACGGCTTGCGCGGCCGCTCCGTGATGCAGGCCGGCAGCGTCTTCCTCTCGCTCGACACGCGCGCCGGCCCGATCTACCTGGGCGGCGGCGCCACCAAGGGCGGCTACCAGTCGCTGTATCTCTTCCTCGGCCCGATCTGGTGA
- a CDS encoding type II secretion system protein N gives MKRLPLISTVAAVAALSASLAYWGLQLYKPQQRPIAAPPVQVAPGPQIDSARGLFGGEIAVAAASSYQLRGVVAAANGRGSVAIIATDSQPAKAFPVGAEVVSGVTVKEVQPRFVLLQEGGVQKRVDLMSLDSAGAATLAPPLPGQSGQPMPPAPNAPPQSPMTGGPAEPAPGPILTAPPQRVVTPSPGNAPPQLQ, from the coding sequence TTGAAGCGTTTGCCCTTGATTAGCACGGTGGCCGCGGTGGCGGCTTTATCGGCCTCGCTGGCTTACTGGGGCCTGCAACTGTATAAGCCGCAGCAGCGTCCCATCGCCGCGCCGCCGGTGCAGGTGGCGCCCGGCCCGCAGATCGACAGCGCGCGCGGCCTGTTCGGCGGCGAGATCGCGGTGGCGGCGGCCAGCAGCTACCAGCTGCGCGGTGTGGTGGCGGCGGCCAATGGCCGCGGCAGCGTGGCCATTATCGCCACCGACAGCCAGCCGGCCAAGGCCTTCCCGGTGGGCGCCGAGGTGGTGTCCGGCGTGACGGTGAAGGAGGTGCAGCCGCGCTTCGTGCTGCTGCAGGAAGGCGGCGTGCAAAAGCGGGTCGACCTGATGTCGCTGGACAGCGCTGGCGCCGCCACGCTGGCGCCGCCACTGCCGGGCCAGTCCGGTCAGCCGATGCCGCCCGCGCCCAACGCGCCGCCGCAGTCGCCGATGACGGGCGGTCCCGCCGAACCCGCGCCCGGTCCCATCCTGACCGCGCCGCCGCAGCGCGTGGTCACGCCGTCGCCCGGCAACGCGCCGCCGCAGCTGCAGTAA